The Deltaproteobacteria bacterium genome segment TCGCGATGGTAGCGCGAGCGGGACGCCAGAGCTGAAAGCACGCGAACGGCCGTCGCGCGAGGGCGCGCCGGCGGGCCCGGGACGCTCGGGTTTCCCCACTTCACTCGCCAGATGCAAGTGCTTCGGGAACAGTGATCGTGACTGGTGAACCGTGAGCCGCTCACCGAGTACCAGTCACGGTCACCGTTCCCCAAGCACGTGTGCGCCCGGGTGAAGCAGGGAAACCTCGCACCCCTGCCCTGCACCCCGACCACCCGCGCATCACCCCGGGGGCGCGATGTGCTGCAGCGGTTGCTCGATGCGGTAGGCGGGGATCGCTCCCAGCAGCAGGTCGTCGGGGTAGCAGTAGGCCCAGTCCTCACCCGGCTCGAACGACTTGATCACCGGGTGCTGCGTGGTGTGCGCGTGCTGCGTCGCATGCCGGTGCGGCGAGCTGTCGCAGCAGCCCACGTGCCCACACGTCATGCACAGCCGCAGGTGCACCCAGTCGCTCCCC includes the following:
- a CDS encoding UBP-type zinc finger domain-containing protein — protein: MEHECFHLEKLESPRRPVVEPGSVGCAECLAMGSDWVHLRLCMTCGHVGCCDSSPHRHATQHAHTTQHPVIKSFEPGEDWAYCYPDDLLLGAIPAYRIEQPLQHIAPPG